A region from the Bacilli bacterium genome encodes:
- a CDS encoding RidA family protein has translation MSLKPISTNRAPAAIGPYSQAIQAGDLIFTSGQIPLDVNGNLVEGGIKEQTHQVFRNLQAVLAAADASLNDVVKATVFLQDMAQFGEVNEIYASYFGAHKPARSTVQVAKLPKGALLEIELVAVKRK, from the coding sequence ATGTCATTAAAACCCATTTCTACCAACCGTGCGCCGGCGGCGATCGGCCCTTATTCGCAAGCGATTCAGGCAGGCGATCTGATTTTCACATCCGGGCAAATCCCGCTCGATGTGAACGGCAATTTGGTGGAAGGTGGCATCAAGGAGCAAACCCACCAGGTTTTCCGCAATTTGCAGGCCGTGCTGGCGGCGGCGGACGCAAGCCTGAACGATGTGGTCAAGGCAACCGTGTTTTTGCAGGACATGGCGCAATTTGGCGAGGTCAATGAAATTTATGCTTCCTATTTTGGCGCGCATAAGCCGGCGCGATCGACGGTGCAGGTGGCCAAGCTGCCGAAAGGCGCGTTGCTGGAAATCGAATTGGTCGCGGTAAAAAGAAAATAA